A part of Blastopirellula retiformator genomic DNA contains:
- the map gene encoding type I methionyl aminopeptidase encodes MLDGRRNLRLVDTDRDAMRIAGKFNAQLMDFIRPYVKPGITTGELDRLIHEYTLDHGHVPACLGYHGFPKSSCTSVNEVICHGIPGSYVLNDGDIVNVDITSIVDGWHGDQSETFLIGDVSDEARSVTQCAFDAMHAAIDAISPDCSVATIGRAVVAEAKKYGYGVVEEYVGHALGRRFHQEPSIPHVPTRATQSVFLPAGVCFTIEPMINLGTHETVLDRRDGWTVRTKDAQLSAQFEHTILMTEEGPEILTQTKDGPKKGHQF; translated from the coding sequence ATGCTCGATGGTCGAAGGAACTTGAGACTGGTAGACACCGATCGCGACGCAATGCGAATTGCGGGCAAATTCAACGCTCAGCTGATGGATTTCATCCGTCCGTACGTCAAACCAGGCATCACGACCGGCGAACTCGATCGCCTGATCCATGAGTACACACTGGATCATGGACACGTACCGGCTTGTTTGGGTTACCACGGATTCCCCAAAAGCTCGTGCACCAGCGTTAACGAAGTCATCTGTCACGGTATCCCAGGCAGCTACGTCCTTAACGATGGGGATATCGTCAATGTCGACATCACCAGCATTGTCGACGGCTGGCATGGCGATCAGTCCGAGACGTTCTTGATTGGCGACGTCTCGGACGAAGCCCGCAGCGTGACGCAGTGCGCCTTCGACGCGATGCACGCCGCGATCGATGCGATCTCGCCCGACTGCAGCGTCGCCACCATCGGCCGCGCCGTCGTCGCCGAAGCGAAAAAGTACGGCTACGGCGTCGTCGAAGAATATGTCGGCCACGCCTTAGGGCGCCGCTTCCATCAAGAACCGTCGATCCCTCACGTCCCGACACGGGCCACCCAGTCCGTCTTCTTGCCGGCCGGCGTCTGCTTCACGATCGAGCCGATGATCAACCTCGGCACGCACGAAACGGTCCTCGACCGCCGCGACGGCTGGACGGTCCGCACCAAAGACGCCCAGCTCAGCGCCCAGTTCGAGCACACGATCCTGATGACCGAAGAAGGCCCCGAGATCCTAACGCAAACCAAAGACGGGCCGAAAAAGGGGCATCAGTTCTAA